The Flavobacterium praedii genome window below encodes:
- a CDS encoding DUF294 nucleotidyltransferase-like domain-containing protein: MNTIAEHIADFLKEYPPFDNLTFRELSEIATSIRVLNLEKNDTLFQINDKLHDCFYVVASGAIHLSVIADAEETLLNKCHAGDILGLRPFFAKNNYMMTAKAREESIVYGIPIATFRPFVANNPDVLNFLLESFANNTWNPKEKENLRSKLASDNISYVDQKSEMQYFQTLSYNRSPLTATINDTAKDIAFRMTENLSNSVVICENFLPIGIVTHTDMCSKIATGVFPLTITMKTIMSSPVVTVVENVSLAEAQLIMLKNNVTHLCVTLDGTDKSAVKGVISEHDLIIAQANNPGVLIKEIKRATSAKDLKHLRDRLTELIQNSIQKNIPLSNINNIASEINSAILKRSVELSILDLGSPPARFVWMSIGSQGRKEQLLLTDQDSMLIFEDVTPDKYRDVRDYFLKLAKRTTAILEKVGYELCPNGHMASNMLWCKSLTDWTKQYDNWMNTPGENSNDLSSIFFDLELIFGEKKIFEVIENVISKNLEHNVLFFDFLGNDALRKNAPLTFFKKFAVEEEEPNKNKFDIKTKALMPLIDGARLFALHFNIKALNNTYLRFKQLAIIDNKNSDIYLNCADAFLTLSKFRVNEGLKNENSGQFINLEELSKLDKEKLKNALAPMKELEELIKSNFKLTQFS; encoded by the coding sequence ATGAATACAATTGCTGAACATATTGCTGATTTTCTAAAAGAATACCCACCATTTGACAACTTAACTTTTCGAGAACTATCAGAGATAGCTACCAGTATTCGCGTTTTAAATTTAGAGAAAAACGACACTTTATTTCAAATTAACGATAAATTGCACGATTGTTTTTATGTTGTGGCATCTGGCGCTATCCATTTATCTGTCATCGCTGATGCAGAAGAAACTTTATTAAACAAATGCCATGCTGGTGACATTTTAGGATTAAGACCGTTCTTTGCTAAAAACAATTACATGATGACTGCCAAAGCAAGAGAAGAAAGTATTGTTTATGGAATACCTATTGCAACATTTAGACCATTTGTAGCCAATAATCCTGATGTATTAAACTTCCTTCTGGAAAGCTTTGCCAACAATACATGGAATCCAAAAGAAAAAGAAAATCTGAGAAGTAAACTCGCTTCTGACAACATATCGTATGTTGATCAAAAATCGGAAATGCAATATTTTCAAACACTTTCATACAATAGATCTCCACTAACAGCCACTATTAATGACACTGCCAAAGACATAGCTTTTCGAATGACAGAAAATCTATCGAATAGTGTTGTTATTTGCGAAAATTTTTTACCCATTGGAATTGTAACTCATACCGATATGTGCTCCAAGATAGCAACTGGTGTATTTCCACTTACAATTACAATGAAAACTATTATGTCTTCACCCGTTGTTACAGTTGTTGAAAACGTTTCTTTGGCTGAAGCACAACTTATAATGCTAAAAAACAATGTTACCCATTTGTGTGTAACTCTTGATGGAACCGATAAATCTGCTGTTAAAGGTGTTATTTCCGAACATGATTTAATTATTGCTCAAGCAAATAATCCAGGGGTTTTAATCAAAGAGATAAAAAGAGCTACAAGCGCAAAGGATCTAAAACATCTTAGAGATCGATTAACTGAATTAATCCAAAATTCAATTCAAAAAAATATTCCTCTTTCAAATATAAACAATATTGCCAGTGAAATTAATTCAGCTATATTAAAACGTTCCGTTGAATTATCAATATTAGACTTGGGATCACCCCCTGCTCGATTTGTCTGGATGAGCATCGGTAGTCAGGGTCGAAAAGAACAATTATTACTAACTGATCAAGATAGTATGTTGATATTTGAAGATGTTACACCTGACAAATATAGAGATGTGAGGGATTATTTTTTAAAATTAGCCAAACGAACAACTGCAATTCTTGAAAAAGTGGGATATGAATTATGTCCAAATGGTCATATGGCAAGCAATATGCTTTGGTGTAAATCACTAACAGACTGGACTAAACAATATGACAACTGGATGAATACTCCAGGTGAAAACAGCAATGATTTAAGTAGTATTTTCTTTGATTTAGAACTTATTTTTGGTGAGAAAAAAATATTTGAAGTTATTGAAAATGTAATTTCTAAAAATTTAGAACATAATGTTTTGTTTTTTGATTTTTTAGGCAACGATGCTTTAAGAAAAAATGCACCTCTTACTTTCTTTAAAAAATTCGCTGTAGAAGAAGAAGAACCTAACAAAAATAAATTTGATATAAAAACCAAAGCTTTAATGCCTCTTATAGATGGTGCGAGGTTATTTGCACTACATTTTAATATAAAAGCACTAAACAATACATACTTACGATTCAAACAACTAGCTATTATTGATAATAAAAATTCAGATATCTATTTAAACTGTGCGGATGCTTTCCTAACATTATCTAAATTTAGAGTAAATGAAGGCTTGAAAAATGAAAATTCTGGCCAGTTTATCAATTTAGAAGAATTGTCTAAACTAGATAAAGAAAAATTAAAAAATGCTTTAGCTCCAATGAAAGAACTGGAAGAATTAATTAAAAGTAATTTCAAACTTACTCAATTCTCATAA
- a CDS encoding DUF2911 domain-containing protein has translation MKILKIYLLVLFSFFAFSFANAQDKPKSSAEKVTGMINGAKIEINYGSPSVRGRKIWGELVRFGEVWRAGANDATTFETDKDLTIEGMRLPSGKYSFFVIPNKEDCTIIFNKEAKQWGAYKYNSKDDQLRIKVKQQIADSTTEKLTYIMNATDVELVWDNWIIGFEVK, from the coding sequence ATGAAAATTTTAAAAATATATCTCCTAGTTTTATTCTCGTTTTTTGCTTTTTCATTTGCAAATGCGCAAGATAAGCCAAAGAGCTCTGCCGAAAAAGTAACTGGAATGATTAATGGAGCTAAAATTGAAATTAATTATGGAAGTCCTTCAGTAAGAGGAAGAAAAATATGGGGTGAATTAGTTCGTTTTGGTGAAGTTTGGCGTGCTGGAGCAAATGATGCAACAACATTCGAGACGGATAAAGATCTTACAATAGAAGGTATGAGATTGCCATCTGGAAAATATTCGTTTTTTGTTATACCTAACAAAGAAGATTGTACAATTATTTTTAATAAGGAAGCTAAACAATGGGGCGCTTATAAATACAATTCAAAAGATGATCAGCTACGTATAAAAGTAAAACAACAAATCGCAGATTCTACTACTGAAAAATTAACTTATATCATGAATGCAACAGATGTTGAACTAGTTTGGGATAATTGGATAATTGGTTTTGAAGTGAAATAG
- a CDS encoding CAP domain-containing protein, giving the protein MDTKKLRLLLIASIITIMTSCSSNENSDAVEAKLPIVTVYNYSSEEIKTMTLINDYRTSIGLNALVKINHVSYKSEEHNDYMITNNVVNHDDFVARSENIINALGALRVSENIAYNYNSPQGAFDAWLKSPEHRENIEGDFSNFGISIREDPINHKKYYTNIFVKI; this is encoded by the coding sequence ATGGACACCAAAAAACTCCGTTTATTATTGATTGCATCAATAATAACTATCATGACTTCCTGTTCATCTAATGAAAACTCAGATGCAGTTGAAGCAAAATTACCAATTGTCACTGTTTATAATTATAGTTCTGAAGAAATTAAAACTATGACTCTAATTAATGATTACAGGACAAGTATTGGGTTGAATGCTCTGGTAAAAATTAATCATGTCTCCTATAAATCTGAAGAGCATAACGATTATATGATTACCAACAATGTTGTAAATCATGATGATTTTGTAGCTCGATCTGAGAATATTATTAATGCATTGGGAGCATTACGAGTTAGTGAAAATATTGCGTATAACTATAATAGTCCACAAGGTGCATTTGATGCTTGGTTGAAGAGTCCAGAACATAGAGAAAATATTGAAGGAGATTTTTCAAATTTTGGAATTTCAATACGAGAAGACCCAATTAATCATAAAAAATATTATACCAATATATTTGTAAAAATATAA
- a CDS encoding MFS transporter: MQKFFGIANDLQTTVAAVSMSLSSYFIGISAGQLLYGPLLDHFGRKKTIVYWIVGLYFGFARLCITFAPFAKNTGSASALMGATQLVI, translated from the coding sequence TTGCAAAAATTTTTTGGAATTGCCAATGACCTTCAAACTACTGTGGCTGCTGTTTCTATGTCGTTATCCAGTTATTTTATTGGAATATCGGCAGGACAATTATTATATGGGCCGTTATTGGATCATTTTGGCCGTAAAAAAACCATTGTTTATTGGATTGTTGGTCTATATTTTGGCTTCGCTAGGTTGTGTATAACCTTTGCTCCTTTTGCTAAAAATACGGGAAGTGCATCTGCATTAATGGGTGCTACTCAATTGGTAATTTGA
- a CDS encoding PAS domain-containing sensor histidine kinase — protein MENKQDNIKILKNKYIPTAEFYSQIIDSLQDYSIFTLDNDFIINSWSSGSTKIFGYETDEVIGEPFDLIFTEEDLKNGVPKKEIETALKEGRATDNRWHIAKDKSLFYAYGLVFPLIGLNGEMLGYVKVLRDLTDRKQSEDAIKNYVKELEDLNTHKESVMAILSHDLRSPLSAIIGTAKYLKDNFHKMNPDNVQEMLDLLYKSSTDELEMLDYLVEWARIKYASDTFSPTKLKLIEYIDKVFDTLNETATINTINLHHEIEENTSVFADSKMLISIIQNIVSNAIKHTEKGGSITVSAKSKEDKIIVQIKDTGIGMSKEIMEKLFTPQMKTLSETRKKNKGAGIGLLLVKGFLEKNGGEIWVESIEGEGSTFYFTLPIEKPLYKIGSSDEIMFDESA, from the coding sequence ATGGAAAACAAACAAGACAACATTAAAATTCTTAAAAATAAATACATACCAACAGCTGAGTTTTATAGTCAAATAATTGATAGTTTACAAGACTATTCCATTTTTACATTAGATAATGATTTCATAATAAATAGCTGGAGTTCAGGATCAACAAAGATATTTGGATACGAAACAGATGAAGTTATTGGAGAACCTTTTGATTTAATTTTTACAGAGGAAGATTTAAAGAATGGTGTTCCTAAAAAAGAAATCGAAACCGCTTTAAAAGAAGGCAGAGCAACCGATAATAGATGGCACATTGCCAAAGACAAAAGCCTGTTTTATGCCTATGGATTGGTTTTTCCGCTCATTGGTTTAAACGGAGAAATGCTTGGCTACGTCAAGGTTTTAAGGGATTTGACTGACAGAAAGCAATCTGAGGATGCCATAAAAAATTACGTCAAAGAACTGGAAGATCTTAATACTCACAAAGAGAGCGTTATGGCAATCCTTTCGCACGACTTAAGAAGTCCATTATCAGCAATTATTGGAACTGCAAAATATTTAAAAGATAATTTCCATAAAATGAATCCTGATAATGTGCAGGAAATGCTAGACTTGCTTTATAAATCTTCTACTGATGAATTAGAAATGTTGGACTATTTGGTAGAATGGGCAAGAATAAAATACGCATCGGACACTTTTTCTCCAACAAAATTAAAACTAATCGAATACATTGATAAGGTTTTTGATACTTTAAATGAAACGGCTACAATAAACACCATAAATCTTCATCATGAAATCGAAGAGAATACCTCTGTGTTTGCCGACAGTAAAATGTTGATTTCCATCATTCAAAATATTGTTTCAAATGCGATAAAACATACCGAAAAAGGGGGTTCAATTACAGTTTCGGCAAAAAGTAAAGAAGACAAAATTATTGTTCAGATTAAGGACACCGGAATTGGAATGTCTAAAGAAATAATGGAGAAACTTTTTACTCCGCAAATGAAAACGCTTTCCGAAACAAGAAAAAAGAATAAAGGAGCCGGAATTGGATTGTTATTGGTAAAAGGCTTTTTAGAAAAAAACGGTGGTGAAATTTGGGTCGAAAGTATTGAAGGGGAGGGTTCTACTTTTTATTTTACATTACCTATTGAGAAACCTTTATATAAAATTGGCAGTTCAGACGAAATTATGTTTGATGAAAGTGCCTAA
- a CDS encoding NAD(P)/FAD-dependent oxidoreductase, whose amino-acid sequence MKIVIIGGGFAGINLAKELANHKGIEVILVDKNNYNFFPPLIYQVATAFLEPSSISYPFRKFFAGKKNLQFRLGELQKVISAENKIVLNNGELHYDRLVFATGAETSYFGMENVKKNAIPMKTLNDAIEMRNALLKNLEKAAICKDIRKRRTLLTIVVAGGGPTGVEVSGMFAEMSKNILLKEYPELGTTASNIYLVDGGDALLSPMSLESQADTLEAVTKLGVVVKLNTRVIDYKDDTVFFADGKTIQTKNLIWAAGVSAREFEGIPAESYGRGKRMATDAFNKVNGTENIYAIGDTCIQLNDVDFPSGHPQVAQVAIQQGINLAENFKLTLQNKSLKPFKYKDKGSMAIIGKNKAVVDLPKPKMHFKGFFAWMIWLFVHLMSLITYRNRLNTFYHWMIAYFSKDQSLRMIIRPEKRTKVDA is encoded by the coding sequence ATGAAAATAGTAATCATAGGCGGTGGTTTTGCTGGAATTAATTTAGCCAAAGAACTTGCCAACCACAAAGGAATAGAAGTAATTCTTGTTGACAAAAACAATTATAATTTTTTTCCGCCACTCATCTATCAGGTAGCAACCGCTTTTCTGGAACCCTCAAGTATCAGTTATCCTTTCCGTAAATTTTTTGCAGGTAAAAAGAATCTGCAATTTCGTTTGGGCGAATTGCAAAAAGTAATTTCTGCCGAAAACAAAATCGTCCTCAATAACGGAGAATTGCATTATGACCGCTTGGTTTTTGCAACGGGCGCCGAAACCAGTTATTTTGGGATGGAAAATGTCAAGAAAAATGCCATTCCGATGAAAACGCTGAATGATGCCATTGAAATGCGCAATGCTTTATTGAAAAACCTCGAAAAAGCTGCTATTTGCAAAGACATTCGCAAACGAAGAACACTGTTAACCATTGTTGTTGCTGGTGGCGGACCTACAGGAGTCGAAGTTTCTGGTATGTTTGCCGAAATGAGCAAAAATATTTTACTCAAAGAATATCCCGAATTAGGCACCACAGCCAGTAATATTTATTTGGTCGATGGGGGAGACGCCTTGTTGTCGCCTATGAGTTTGGAATCACAAGCAGATACACTTGAAGCAGTAACAAAACTTGGGGTTGTCGTAAAGCTAAACACCCGTGTGATCGATTACAAAGACGACACCGTATTCTTTGCCGATGGTAAAACCATTCAAACCAAAAACTTAATTTGGGCGGCAGGAGTTTCAGCAAGGGAGTTTGAAGGAATTCCTGCAGAAAGTTACGGCCGTGGCAAACGAATGGCAACTGATGCTTTCAACAAAGTGAATGGTACCGAAAACATCTACGCCATTGGCGATACATGCATCCAACTCAACGATGTAGATTTCCCGAGCGGTCACCCGCAAGTAGCGCAAGTGGCAATCCAACAAGGAATAAATTTGGCCGAAAATTTTAAACTAACACTTCAAAACAAGTCGCTTAAACCCTTTAAATACAAAGACAAAGGCTCTATGGCCATCATCGGAAAAAACAAAGCCGTTGTTGATTTGCCCAAACCCAAAATGCATTTCAAAGGCTTTTTTGCTTGGATGATTTGGCTATTTGTGCACCTGATGTCTTTGATAACGTATCGCAATAGATTGAATACTTTTTATCATTGGATGATTGCCTACTTCTCCAAAGACCAATCCTTACGTATGATTATCAGACCGGAGAAGAGAACAAAAGTTGATGCATAG
- a CDS encoding DEAD/DEAH box helicase: protein MSAQFSDLGVSKGILKAITEMGIVTPTEIQQKTIPLLLSNSTDVVGLAKTGTGKTAAFGLPLIQLVDTTVSAVQAVILVPTRELGQQIFTNLESYAKYLPDVSIAAVCGGIPIKPQIERLKTPTHIVVATPGRLIDLLQRSAISLKETKFLVLDEADEMVSILKEALDEIITELPKTYRTFLFSATMPGTIKQLIQNYLNKNVVQVSANMETVGNQGIDHNYIVVDPIEKLDVLMHFLNSKDGERGIIFCKTKAAVNKLAKNLAINRFSSGALHGSLSQGIRDRIMEQFREGHINILVATDLAARGIDVKEMAYVVNYHLPDTYENYVHRSGRTARAGAKGLSLTILQPEEVAEIADFEKELGIQFTKYKKPSVASIEENNTLLWAKQIFKTKPNHDVDAELKTKIKTIFHHLTKDELIEKLLANYLLQNKTEIAEKPVKKFKN from the coding sequence ATGTCAGCACAATTTTCAGATTTAGGCGTTTCAAAAGGAATACTAAAAGCGATTACCGAAATGGGAATTGTAACCCCAACCGAAATTCAGCAAAAAACCATTCCGTTATTGTTGTCAAACAGTACCGATGTTGTGGGACTTGCCAAAACGGGAACGGGAAAAACCGCTGCTTTTGGTTTGCCTTTAATACAATTAGTAGACACTACCGTTTCTGCTGTACAAGCCGTAATTTTAGTACCTACAAGAGAATTAGGGCAACAAATTTTTACTAATTTAGAAAGTTATGCCAAGTATCTTCCTGATGTTTCTATAGCGGCCGTTTGTGGCGGAATTCCAATTAAACCACAAATCGAACGATTAAAAACACCAACACACATCGTCGTAGCAACACCCGGTCGATTAATCGATTTGTTGCAACGCTCTGCCATTAGCCTAAAAGAAACTAAGTTCTTAGTTCTCGACGAGGCCGACGAAATGGTGTCGATCCTTAAAGAAGCGCTAGACGAAATCATAACCGAATTACCCAAAACATACAGAACCTTTTTGTTTTCGGCGACTATGCCAGGAACCATTAAGCAATTGATCCAGAATTACTTAAACAAAAATGTAGTTCAGGTAAGTGCCAACATGGAAACTGTCGGTAATCAAGGAATTGATCACAACTATATAGTGGTAGATCCGATAGAAAAACTCGATGTTTTAATGCATTTTTTGAATTCTAAAGACGGAGAACGCGGTATTATTTTTTGCAAAACCAAAGCTGCTGTCAATAAACTGGCCAAAAATCTAGCCATTAACCGATTTTCATCAGGTGCTTTGCACGGAAGTTTGTCACAAGGTATCCGTGACCGAATCATGGAGCAATTCCGTGAGGGACACATCAATATTTTGGTAGCTACCGATTTGGCAGCCAGAGGAATCGACGTAAAGGAAATGGCTTATGTGGTCAATTATCATTTGCCTGACACCTATGAAAACTATGTGCACCGTAGTGGAAGAACAGCCAGAGCAGGAGCCAAGGGACTTTCTTTGACTATTTTGCAACCTGAAGAAGTCGCCGAAATAGCAGATTTCGAAAAAGAATTGGGAATACAGTTTACCAAATACAAAAAACCGTCTGTTGCGAGTATTGAAGAAAACAACACCCTTTTGTGGGCGAAGCAAATCTTCAAAACCAAACCCAATCACGATGTGGATGCCGAATTAAAAACAAAAATTAAAACCATTTTTCATCATCTGACCAAAGACGAATTGATTGAAAAATTGTTGGCCAACTATTTATTGCAAAACAAAACTGAAATAGCAGAAAAGCCTGTTAAAAAATTCAAAAACTAA
- a CDS encoding DEAD/DEAH box helicase: MHQDTLEIEIEVKKELYAYQQGDIDAIFERIDNAPAKHHLLYQLPTGGGKTVIFSEIVRRYLSQHNKKVVVLTHRIELCKQTSKMLKGFDVKNKIINSKVKELPDQNDFSCFVAMVETLKNRINDEKLHLDNIGLVIIDEAHYNSFRKLLSSFKNAFILGVTATPLSSNIKLPMHESYDELIVGDTISSLIENGFLAKAVTYSYDVGLTSLKVGINGDYTVKSSDDLYTNMAMQEKLLHAYTEKSLGKKTLIFNNGINTSLYVYETFREAGYAIRHLDNTSSNEERKEILHWFKHTPDAILTSVGILTTGFDEPTVETIILNRATKSLTLYYQMIGRGSRKLPNKDEFYVIDLGNNAARFGLWSDPINWQHIFKSPEFYLENLRDDSEIELHFKYTMPPELRAKFPKTEDVTFDVDEEHKLVIAQNLRSKVVLEKSIDQHAAMCVDNTEELNEAKALSRELEADIEYRVKRFSKCLSQCSKNYREWLMDDYKLKMTLLIGKKYREKIMNEAD, from the coding sequence ATGCATCAAGACACTTTAGAAATTGAAATTGAAGTCAAAAAGGAACTTTACGCTTACCAACAAGGAGACATTGACGCCATATTTGAGCGAATAGACAATGCCCCTGCAAAACACCATTTATTATATCAATTGCCAACAGGTGGAGGAAAAACAGTGATTTTTTCTGAAATCGTTCGTCGTTATTTATCCCAACACAACAAAAAAGTGGTGGTGCTTACACATCGTATTGAATTGTGTAAGCAAACTTCAAAAATGTTAAAAGGATTCGACGTAAAAAATAAAATCATCAACAGCAAAGTAAAAGAACTTCCAGACCAGAATGACTTTTCTTGTTTTGTGGCGATGGTAGAAACTTTAAAAAATCGAATTAATGACGAAAAACTTCATTTGGATAATATCGGTTTAGTTATTATTGATGAGGCACATTACAACTCTTTCAGAAAATTATTGAGCTCTTTCAAAAATGCATTCATACTTGGAGTGACTGCAACACCATTGAGCTCAAACATAAAATTACCCATGCACGAAAGCTACGATGAATTAATCGTAGGAGACACCATCAGTTCATTAATCGAAAATGGTTTCTTGGCAAAAGCCGTTACCTATAGTTATGATGTGGGATTAACATCATTAAAAGTAGGTATCAACGGAGATTATACCGTAAAATCATCCGATGATTTATATACCAATATGGCCATGCAAGAAAAATTATTGCACGCCTATACCGAGAAATCTTTAGGTAAAAAAACCTTAATTTTTAATAATGGTATCAATACATCTTTATATGTATATGAAACTTTTAGAGAAGCAGGCTATGCCATTCGTCACTTAGACAATACTAGCAGTAACGAAGAACGAAAAGAAATTTTACATTGGTTCAAGCACACACCAGATGCAATTTTGACATCTGTTGGTATTCTTACCACCGGTTTTGATGAACCAACTGTAGAAACCATAATATTAAATAGGGCCACAAAATCATTGACCTTATATTATCAAATGATTGGACGTGGTTCACGAAAACTACCCAACAAAGATGAATTCTATGTTATTGATTTAGGAAATAATGCTGCTCGTTTTGGACTATGGAGTGACCCAATCAATTGGCAACATATCTTTAAATCTCCAGAATTTTACTTAGAAAACTTAAGAGATGATAGCGAAATAGAATTGCATTTTAAGTACACTATGCCTCCTGAATTGCGTGCCAAATTTCCAAAAACCGAAGATGTAACTTTTGATGTAGACGAAGAACATAAATTGGTCATCGCTCAAAATTTAAGATCTAAAGTGGTTCTAGAAAAATCGATAGATCAACACGCCGCTATGTGCGTAGACAATACCGAAGAATTAAATGAAGCTAAAGCACTTTCAAGAGAATTAGAAGCCGATATTGAATACCGCGTCAAACGTTTTTCAAAATGCCTTAGCCAATGCAGCAAGAATTACAGAGAATGGCTGATGGACGATTACAAACTAAAAATGACCCTGTTAATCGGAAAAAAATATCGTGAAAAAATCATGAACGAAGCCGATTAA
- a CDS encoding DUF6155 family protein encodes MSKRDLKKYLNELNKEQLEEQILELYEKFSPVKVYYNFVFNPKEETLLQECKLKISHEYFPLQTKGRRKKPKMRRSVAQKYIKHFILLGVDPFVIADVMLYNIEIAQTFASENTIKQELFYKSIFNSFEQAIKFIISNGIITDFKSRLIAITNETLTQKWKNVADFKTNIELLED; translated from the coding sequence ATGAGCAAGCGCGATTTAAAAAAATATTTGAATGAACTTAATAAAGAGCAATTGGAAGAACAAATTCTGGAATTGTATGAAAAGTTCAGTCCTGTAAAGGTGTATTACAATTTTGTCTTCAACCCAAAGGAGGAAACTTTATTACAGGAATGCAAACTCAAAATTTCCCATGAATATTTTCCACTGCAAACAAAAGGAAGAAGAAAGAAACCAAAAATGCGACGTTCTGTAGCACAAAAATACATCAAGCATTTTATTCTTTTAGGTGTAGACCCATTTGTTATTGCTGATGTGATGCTTTATAACATCGAAATTGCTCAAACTTTTGCTTCAGAAAACACAATAAAACAAGAATTATTTTATAAAAGTATCTTCAACTCTTTCGAACAGGCCATAAAATTCATCATTTCAAACGGAATTATCACTGATTTTAAAAGCCGATTAATTGCTATTACCAATGAAACTTTAACCCAAAAATGGAAGAATGTCGCTGATTTCAAAACAAATATCGAACTTCTAGAGGACTAA
- a CDS encoding DUF3817 domain-containing protein, with translation MLKIFKITAILEGISYLVLFSNMLFIKPTNIELYKTLLYPIGMSHGVLFIGYILLAFLLKKAQNWNFKVFGIILIASLLPFGTFYIEKKYL, from the coding sequence ATGCTTAAAATTTTTAAAATTACTGCCATTTTAGAAGGCATCTCTTATTTGGTTTTATTTTCGAATATGCTTTTTATTAAGCCAACAAATATCGAACTTTACAAAACATTGTTGTATCCCATCGGAATGAGTCATGGTGTATTATTTATAGGATACATTTTATTGGCTTTTTTGCTAAAAAAGGCTCAAAATTGGAATTTTAAAGTTTTCGGAATTATATTGATTGCTTCGTTATTGCCGTTTGGAACTTTTTATATCGAGAAAAAATATTTGTAA
- a CDS encoding mechanosensitive ion channel family protein gives MNKIIQFIFEFLYPIFRNWGMSRSASTYWSLFFNTILLCFLAYGLYVVFRFILVTIMALVAQRTKTKFDDLLVSNKTAKYIAYLFPLFFVYKSVPVLLEKFEYWESIFGKTVGVYIVLLILWIIRTIFNSLRDYLKLITRYSDKPIDSFIQVIMIVLWMFGIALIISKLFDIDQKELLTILGAVSAVIILVFRDTILGFVASVQVAINDMVRIGDWITMDRYGADGDVIEINLATVKVRNFDNTTTTIPTYSLSSDSFQNWRGMLNSDGRRIKRHIIIKASSIRFLEDQELIDLKKIDLLSTYIDLRKTEIDNYNRGHKIDKSLAINGRNLTNLGLFRKYITQYLQQYPGLNKDMLMLCRQLQPTPYGVPLEIYAFSKDKRFENYEYIQADIFDHIIASITYFDLEIFVMPSENIVKS, from the coding sequence ATGAACAAAATCATCCAATTTATTTTTGAATTTCTTTACCCTATTTTTAGAAATTGGGGTATGAGTAGAAGTGCGTCAACTTATTGGAGTTTATTTTTTAATACTATTTTATTGTGTTTTTTGGCGTATGGTCTATATGTAGTATTCCGATTTATATTGGTAACTATTATGGCACTCGTTGCTCAAAGAACCAAAACTAAGTTTGATGATTTATTAGTAAGCAATAAAACAGCTAAGTACATTGCTTATCTTTTTCCATTATTTTTTGTCTACAAATCGGTTCCAGTACTACTAGAAAAATTTGAATATTGGGAAAGTATTTTTGGAAAAACTGTTGGGGTTTACATCGTATTGCTTATTTTATGGATTATAAGAACTATTTTTAATTCCTTACGCGATTATTTAAAATTAATTACGCGTTACAGTGATAAACCTATTGATAGTTTTATTCAGGTAATTATGATTGTGCTTTGGATGTTTGGAATTGCATTGATTATTTCTAAACTCTTTGATATTGATCAAAAGGAATTATTAACTATACTTGGAGCGGTTTCTGCAGTAATTATTTTAGTTTTCAGAGATACTATTTTGGGTTTTGTAGCAAGCGTTCAAGTAGCCATAAATGATATGGTGCGAATTGGCGATTGGATTACCATGGATCGTTATGGTGCTGATGGGGATGTGATCGAAATCAATTTGGCTACCGTGAAAGTTCGAAATTTTGACAATACAACCACTACGATTCCAACCTATAGTTTGAGTTCCGACTCTTTTCAGAACTGGCGAGGAATGCTCAATTCAGACGGCAGACGTATCAAAAGACATATCATTATAAAAGCCAGTAGTATTCGATTCTTGGAAGATCAAGAACTTATTGATTTGAAAAAAATAGATCTTTTAAGCACTTATATTGATCTTCGAAAAACTGAAATTGACAACTACAATCGAGGTCATAAAATTGATAAAAGTTTGGCTATAAATGGTCGAAACTTGACAAATCTTGGATTGTTTCGAAAATACATTACCCAATACTTACAGCAATATCCAGGATTAAATAAAGATATGCTGATGCTTTGCAGGCAATTACAACCAACTCCTTATGGTGTTCCTCTAGAAATTTATGCTTTTTCTAAAGACAAACGTTTTGAGAATTACGAATACATTCAAGCTGATATATTTGATCATATCATTGCTTCGATTACCTATTTTGATTTGGAAATTTTTGTTATGCCTTCTGAAAATATAGTAAAATCTTAG